In Pangasianodon hypophthalmus isolate fPanHyp1 chromosome 29, fPanHyp1.pri, whole genome shotgun sequence, one genomic interval encodes:
- the psmd4a gene encoding 26S proteasome non-ATPase regulatory subunit 4a, translated as MVLESTMVCVDNSEYMRNGDFLPTRLQAQQDAVNIVCHSKTRSNPENNVGLITMANNCEVLTTLTPDTGRILSKLHAVQPRGKISFCTGIRVAHLALKHRQGKNHKMRIIAFVGSPVEDNEKDLVKLAKRLKKEKVNVDVINFGEEEVNTEKLTAFVNTLNGKEGTGSHLVTVPPGPSLADALLSSPILAGEGGTMMGLGASDFEFGVDPSADPELALALRVSMEEQRQRQEEEARRAAAQSAAEAGITTPTADESEEALLKMSVSQPETGVTSLPDFSSMTEEEQIAYAMQMSLAGGEFGESMDTGAPMDTAESAKEEDDYDVMQDPEFLQSVLENLPGVDPNNEAIRNAMGSLASQSGTKPDGKKDEEKKK; from the exons ATGGTGCTCGAAAGCACTATGGTCTg TGTAGACAACAGTGAGTACATGAGGAATGGTGACTTCCTGCCCACCCGACTACAGGCACAGCAGGATGCTGTCAATATCGTTTGTCACTCAAAGACACGCAGCAATCCGGAAAACAATGTTGGGCTCATCACTATGGCCAA taaCTGTGAGGTCCTGACTACTCTAACGCCAGACACCGGGCGCATCCTCTCCAAACTGCACGCCGTTCAACCCCGCGGCAAGATCAGCTTTTGTACTGGCATCAGAGTAGCCCAT TTGGCACTGAAGCACAGACAGGGGAAGAACCACAAGATGAGGATCATCGCTTTTGTGGGCAGCCCAGTGGAGGACAATGAGAAAGAT CTGGTGAAACTGGCAAAGCGTCTGAAGAAAGAGAAGGTTAACGTGGATGTGATTAATTTTGGAGAGGAG GAGGTGAACACTGAGAAGTTGACTGCTTTTGTAAACACTCTGAATGGAAAGGAAGGAACAGGCTCTCACCTGGTCACAGTGCCTCCCGGCCCCAGCTTGGCAGACGCTCTGCTCTCCTCTCCTATCCTGGCGGGCGAAGGTGGCACCATGATGGGTCTGGGAGCCAGCGACTTTGAGTTTGGGGTGGATCCCAGCGCTGACCCCGAGCTCGCTCTG GCTCTGCGTGTGTCGATGGAGGAGCAGAGGCAGCGGCAGGAGGAAGAGGCTCGGAGAGCGGCCGCCCAATCAGCTGCTGAAGCAGGAATTACCACTCCTACTGCTGACG AATCAGAGGAAGCTCTACTGAAGATGTCCGTGTCTCAGCCTGAAACTGGTGTGACATCACTGCCAGACTTCAGCAGCATGACCGAGGAGGAGCAGATTGCCTATGCCATGCAGATGTCCCTGGCTGGAGGAG AATTTGGTGAATCAATGGACACAGGAGCTCCAATGGACACAGCCGAATCAGCAAAG GAGGAGGATGACTACGATGTAATGCAGGACCCAGAATTCCTCCAAAGTGTACTAGAAAATTTGCCTGGTGTGGACCCCAACAACGAGGCCATCCGTAATGCCATGGGCTCCTTGGCTTCTCAGAGCGGAACCAAGCCAGATGGCAAAAAGgatgaggagaagaagaaatga
- the si:ch73-347e22.4 gene encoding uncharacterized protein si:ch73-347e22.4, protein MDGKFPSWTDNGEHSHGVADATPWGCQALDNTNDISSQCGKVITEGNYGERWDGDFPKACPQSLQCKVSMKEGPVARMQGILPEVASSSSSTYTHNASIAFSADCQEIPSGITPEIKYSNCPVYQHPSTENLRAVPEDYIERIESMTSSTSVNDQLAAAQQKVLKRFNPSIWTAVIKEALEMRNGMELERNLLADMSGTPLIYDPPTESRAVEFVKNHFDPVDNESNVQESREVTKAQEPTDVILSDDTKRSPFKPNQDFQQRTVTEYMDPPNDESSPNGKVLGETSCRILKRCSSVGFYDATEVCSLAQSKTTEEKEVSYFTKRPCLSDELGPGRSNMHEQSTNLKEHMSCGNEEGVSVLRQALQHSSHRISKECAQSCKNVSNWKCMDSQTKSCTDNNATLHRHLSIPSHHLKFDTISAEPSLVYSSTSDRKQDNLVHNLQKGNPPTPTLSSMEHFQKPMEVSRTWIEGEESNLPSKKEESTNNKSNAKCTPREPDVLTIAAHSSWKVLRKKEDGRAHMLDDTPTCSQSHSSCELLSSDTNNTSLLINTGKETDNGQVITQNIMNVGEVSDDTTARYNSQGQSQSLTVSSNPETGVNSVFSLENTSKERKSEVNIGSPQTPTDFLEKETAQVEPYKDHSTHFAAHECKIDPDSKSSCVNLSSVSTPVTMKKRVGRSFKKRKLLKMAKVFSTIQEPSKNVTAHSGKFSRDLKKLKTKAEKMHSPPTYRRKSRCTAITIHKEKKLLRNSHVEIKEDRHPGLVTDCGQNRCVKSSKLSRYHIGQVFKVSSGPQPNNFQKGSSTTNRLLDCFEDPLETEIHNVNHDSMYQINVKDFHSNTSNTLLKTPSESQNKDANLTESRKQTWNKRNKEKAHSTELNGDAAFELSLQSTINSTGFHSCITNAFYKKVKDERSRNLLMGVSVRTSDQHLGELSEQDVGDDNALCESNAISLKHSPIQKVDRFTQYCDEDYMITLNKDACTVADAVKSTKVAKKYINCKYCRRSFRHISAYTVHQRIHTGEKPYRCDHCGKNFAQLSKLKSHRNVHVQSLPCPCCRKKFSEKRDLIAHFMTHMKDTKQNNEPGQQDSKPDAPFKDATRRKSVISNIYNNKFPKGYMREFRKHDQVKFMSCKTCGKEFWTSSQLAVHEKTHWPVKPYACSICAKSFNQVKALKKHSQKHTGEMPFSCFHCGCAFCDLPALRVHQISKQCNHKRSLIGENCDIEGFLVTHGVDGQVNTPMFFKCQICKQLYQKWCQYTLHLQTHTKYPPYLCFACGQSYGKDSEVSVHCRVCCQTSGEEVACGSSLSEILHSNSRKCTYLKDRSTADMDSVEASKSSSLSSASQFQNSPTWSNLQTEQLMPESSKFVKASHLPETVHLSNDDQLPPSPTASVMTRASLNEPLESVEISPSLWRFKCPRCGQRYKRYRTLCLHMQIHAPAFRYVCGRCGHSFERWNKLWLHQRIHHRKGHCYTCSQCNLQFYFFSSYKMHLLNHAEERPYACPLCPQTFSHEEGLHVHQCNFHQPERKLQCSVCARSFSNLTNLVKHSLLHNGAISHQCLPCNLSFANNKSLQEHLNTHNNSASLLPSIPSEPLTFLHKCNRCKSSFSTGDLLYAHQICHTGDLKSQVHSTQSSESTSVGLGSTRSSTSRSLLSTLDLDAIPKESLFKYPHPDKLYVQPRLSRMSKSIPIINLDLGDEELPREASTDHVCPNSRTGPSGPKILEGSQEYSVTDMTHQPQALESQESVQSQNTEAIPSLYTDTVTDNHQDKAGHDAEMSVILEGPTTTVKAAENEIQDEIFECADCSEKLGSLIGLYEHYFLHALGNTGHYRFL, encoded by the exons atggatggcaAATTCCCATCGTGGACTGACAATGGCGAGCATAGCCATGGAGTAGCAGATGCAACACCATGGGGATGTCAAGCATTGGATAATACTAATGATATTTCCTCTCAGTGTGGAAAAGTCATCACTGAGGGGAATTATGGGGAAAGATGGGATGGAGACTTCCCTAAAGCTTGTCCACAATCGCTACAGTGCAAGGTGTCCATGAAAGAA GGACCAGTTGCAAGGATGCAAGGAATCCTGCCTGAAgttgcatcatcatcatcatcaacgtACACACATAATGCCTCAATAGCTTTTTCTGCAGATTGCCAGGAAATTCCATCTGGAATAACACCCGAAATAAAGTATTCCAATTGTCCAGTCTACCAGCATCCCAGCACAGAAAACCTGAGAGCCGTTCCAGAGGATTATATAGAAAGAATAGAATCAATGACAAGCAGCACTTCTGTGAATGACCAGTTAGCTGCTGCGCAACAAAAG GTCTTGAAAAGATTCAACCCTTCCATCTGGACGGCTGTGATCAAAGAGGCTTTAGAGATGCGTAATGGGATGGAATTGGAGCGGAATCTGTTAGCAGACATGTCTGGAACCCCACTGATTTATGATCCTCCAACCGAGTCAAGAGCAGTGGAATTTGTAAAGAACCATTTTGATCCTGTAGATAATGAGTCAAATGTCCAGGAAAGCAGAGAAGTGACTAAAGCACAAGAGCCAACTGATGTTATTTTATCAGATGACACTAAGAGGTCTCCCTTTAAGCCAAATCAAGATTTCCAACAGAGG acAGTTACTGAATACATGGATCCCCCAAATGATGAGTCGTCACCGAATGGCAAGGTACTCGGTGAGACCAGTTGCAGGATACTTAAGCGGTGCTCATCAGTGGGATTTTATGATGCCACTGAGGTTTGCTCTCTAGCGCAGAGTAAAACTACAGAGGAGAAAGAGGTTTCATATTTTACCAAAAGACCCTGTTTGTCAGATGAGTTAGGTCCAGGCAGATCTAACATGCACGAGCAGTCCACAAATTTAAAAGAACACATGTCCTGTGGGAATGAAGAGGGTGTATCAGTGTTGAGACAAGCTCTTCAACATAGTTCTCACAGAATATCCAAAGAATGTGCACAGTCTTGTAAAAATGTCAGCAATTGGAAATGTATGGATAGCCAAACTAAGAGCTGTACAGACAATAATGCAACTCTCCACAGACATTTAAGCATACCTAGTCATCATTTGAAGTTTGACACTATTTCTGCTGAGCCAAGTCTTGTATATTCATCTACCTCTGACCGTAAACAAGATAACCTTGTACATAACCTTCAAAAAGGGAATCCTCCAACTCCAACACTCAGCTCTATGGAGCATTTTCAAAAGCCAATGGAAGTTTCAAGGACTTGGATAGAGGGTGAAGAGTCTAATCTACCATCTAAAAAAGAGGAATCCACCAATAACAAATCAAATGCTAAGTGCACACCAAGAGAACCAGACGTACTAACCATTGCTGCTCACAGTTCTTGGAAAgtgttgagaaaaaaagaagatggaAGGGCACATATGTTGGATGACACACCTACCTGTAGTCAAAGTCATTCTTCATGTGAGCTCTTATCATCAGATACAAACAATACCTCACTGTTGATTAACACTGGCAAGGAGACAGATAATGGCCAAGTAATTACTCAGAATATTATGAATGTTGGAGAGGTCAGTGATGATACTACTGCTCGTTATAATTCTCAGGGGCAATCACAGTCTTTGACTGTTAGCTCAAACCCTGAGACAGGAGTGAACAGTGTTTTCAGCTTAGAGAACACAAGTAAAGAGAGAAAGTCTGAAGTAAACATTGGGAGTCCACAAACACCCACTGATTTCCTCGAGAAAGAAACAGCCCAAGTAGAACCCTACAAAGACCATTCCACTCACTTCGCAGCACATGAATGTAAAATCGATCCCGATTCTAAGTCTTCCTGTGTTAACCTCAGTAGCGTCAGTACTCCTGTTACAATGAAAAAAAGGGTAGGGCGCTCCTTTAAAAAGAGAAAGCTACTGAAAATGGCCAAAGTGTTTTCAACAATTCAGGAACCTTCCAAAAACGTAACTGCTCATTCTGGGAAATTTTCTAGAGATTTgaaaaagttaaaaacaaaGGCAGAAAAAATGCACTCCCCACCCACATACAGAAGAAAATCACGCTGTACTGCCATCACtatacataaagaaaaaaaacttttacgaAACAGTCATGTAGAAATAAAAGAGGATAGACATCCAGGTTTAGTTACTGACTGTGGACAGAATCGGTGTGTGAAGTCAAGTAAATTGTCCAGATATCACATTGGCCAGGTATTCAAGGTGTCTTCAGGTCCACAACCAAATAATTTTCAGAAGGGGTCAAGCACAACCAACAGATTACTGGATTGTTTTGAAGACCCATTAGAGACTGAAATACACAATGTGAACCATGACAGCATGTATCAAATCAATGTAAAGGATTTCCATTCAAATACTAGTAATACACTACTGAAAACGCCTTCTGAGTCACAAAACAAAGATGCAAACTTGACAGAAAGCAGAAAACAAACGTGGAATAAAAGGAACAAAGAGAAAGCTCACAGCACTGAGCTAAATGGTGATGCAGCTTTTGAGTTGTCTCTGCAGTCCACTATTAATAGTACAGGATTCCATTCCTGCATTACCAATGCATTTTACAAAAAGGTAAAGGACGAAAGGTCAAGAAATCTCTTAATGGGTGTAAGTGTGAGGACATCTGATCAACATCTGGGGGAATTATCTGAACAGGATGTTGGTGATGATAATGCTCTATGTGAATCAAATGCAATTTCACTTAAACATTCTCCAATTCAGAAAGTAGACAGATTTACACAGTATTGTGATGAGGACTACATGATCACACTAAATAAGGACGCATGTACAGTAGCTGATGCTGTTAAGAGTACAAAAGTAGCAAAGAAATATATCAATTGTAAGTACTGTCGTCGATCCTTCCGCCATATCTCTGCATATACCGTTCATCAGCGTATTCATACAGGTGAAAAACCTTACAGGTGCGATCACTGTGGCAAGAACTTTGCTCAGCTGTCCAAACTCAAATCCCATAGAAATGTCCATGTCCAGTCTTTGCCATGCCCATGCTGCAGAAAAAaattctcagaaaaaagggaTTTGATAGCTCATTTTATGACCCACATGAAGGACACCAAGCAAAATAATGAGCCAGGTCAACAAGACAGCAAACCCGATGCCCCATTTAAGGATGCTACACGTAGAAAGAGTGTAATTAGCAACATTTATAACAACAAATTTCCTAAGGGATATATGCGGGAATTTCGTAAACATGACCAGGTTAAGTTTATGTCCTGTAAGACCTGTGGAAAAGAATTTTGGACATCTTCACAGCTAGCAGTCCATGAGAAGACCCACTGGCCAGTTAAACCTTATGCTTGCTCCATTTGCGCCAAAAGTTTTAATCAGGTCAAGGCTCTGAAAAAGCAttctcaaaaacacacaggGGAGATGCCTTTCTCCTGTTTTCATTGTGGTTGTGCATTCTGTGATCTTCCTGCACTGCGGGTGCATCAAATATCCAAACAATGCAATCATAAGCGTAGCTTAATTGGAGAGAATTGTGATATCGAGGGCTTTCTAGTCACTCATGGAGTTGATGGTCAAGTAAATACACCAATGTTCTTCAAGTGCCAAATATGCAAACAACTCTATCAGAAGTGGTGTCAATATACTCTACACCTTCAAACCCACACAAAGTATCCGCCCTATCTTTGCTTTGCTTGTGGGCAGAGCTATGGAAAGGATTCTGAAGTCAGTGTTCATTGTAGGGTATGTTGTCAGACAAGTGGGGAGGAGGTGGCTTGTGGTTCCTCACTTTCTGAAATCCTGCATAGTAACTCCAGAAAATGCACTTACTTGAAGGATAGGTCAACAGCTGACATGGATTCTGTAGAGGCTTCCAAAAGCAGTTCTCTGTCAAGTGCTAGCCAGTTTCAGAATTCCCCAACTTGGAGTAATCTGCAGACAGAACAACTTATGCCTGAGTCCTCTAAGTTTGTAAAGGCTTCACATTTGCCTGAAACTGTGCATCTTTCTAATGACGATCAGTTACCCCCATCACCCACAGCTTCTGTGATGACACGTGCTTCCTTGAACGAGCCTCTGGAATCTGTTGAAATATCACCAAGTCTCTGGAGATTTAAGTGCCCACGCTGTGGTCAGAGGTACAAGCGATACAGGACTTTGTGCCTTCACATGCAGATACATGCCCCTGCTTTTAGGTATGTTTGTGGACGTTGTGGTCACTCCTTTGAAAGGTGGAACAAACTCTGGTTGCACCAGCGGATTCATCATCGGAAAGGCCATTGCTATACTTGTTCACAGTGCAACCTCCAATTTTACTTCTTTAGCTCATATAAAATGCACCTGCTGAACCATGCTGAGGAAAGACCCTACGCTTGTCCCCTTTGCCCTCAAACCTTTTCCCATGAAGAAGGCTTGCATGTTCATCAGTGCAATTTTCACCAACCAGAAAGAAAATTACAGTGCAGTGTTTGTGCCAGGAGCTTTAGTAATTTGACAAACTTGGTTAAGCACAGTCTCCTTCACAATGGTGCCATTTCTCACCAGTGCCTTCCATGCAATCTCTCCTTTGCAAATAACAAAAGCCTACAGGAACATTTAAATACTCATAATAATTCTGCCAGCCTCCTCCCGTCCATCCCATCTGAGCCCTTAACATTTCTACACAAATGCAATAGATGTAAGAGCAGCTTCTCAACCGGGGATCTACTCTATGCTCATCAGATATGCCATACTGGAGATTTAAAGAGTCAAGTGCATTCTACCCAAAGCAGTGAATCTACCTCAGTTGGCCTCGGAAGCACACGGTCTTCTACTAGCAGATCTCTGCTATCAACCCTTGACCTTGATGCCATTCCAAAGGAGAGCCTTTTTAAATACCCCCACCCAGATAAGCTCTACGTGCAACCTCGTCTTTCAAGAATGTCAAAAAGTATCCCAATCATTAATCTAGATTTGGGTGATGAGGAACTCCCACGGGAAGCCAGCACTGACCATGTTTGTCCAAACAGTAGAACTGGACCTTCTGGACCAAAAATTCTTGAGGgttctcaagaatattctgtaACTGATATGACGCACCAACCTCAGGCTTTGGAAAGCCAAGAATCTGTTCAGTCTCAGAATACTGAAGCAATTCCATCGCTTTACACGGACACAGTAACTGATAACCACCAGGACAAAGCTGGTCACGATGCTGAAATGAGTGTAATCTTGGAGGGACCAACCACCACTGTGAAAGCTGCTGAAAATGAAATACAGGACGAGATATTTGAATGTGCAGACTGCTCTGAAAAGTTAGGCAGTCTTATAGGATTATACGAACATTATTTTCTACATGCATTAGGGAATACAGGCCATTACAGATTTCTCTGA
- the apoea gene encoding apolipoprotein Ea: MKLVAVIFALSVISGCQGRFLFQDEPKTHWEEMVDKFWEYVNSVSSKAEDMRKSIQATQLGRELDTLISDSMAELQMYTDDVKSKLAPYAEQTAQRVHDDLQLLSDKLRVHMEEAKDRITEYSQELQTMVDQNTDEVKNRINAYIRKLKKRLNKDTQEIKKKIETYFEEVQARATQHADDMNERLMSYFDVVRQNAEDKFNTLKDLLNDQAEKVMEKWEKMKEQAEEIKSNLYTPFQKKMEELKNWFEQFLN, encoded by the exons ATGAAATTGGTTGCTGTAATCTTTGCCCTTTCAGTCATCTCAG GCTGCCAGGGAAGGTTCCTGTTTCAGGATGAACCTAAAACCCATTGGGAGGAGATGGTGGATAAGTTCTGGGAGTATGTAAACAGTGTGAGCTCCAAGGCTGAAGATATGAGGAAGAGCATACAGGCCACCCAACTTGGAAGAGAGCTTGA CACACTGATCAGTGACAGCATGGCCGAGCTGCAGATGTACACTGATGATGTGAAGTCGAAGTTGGCACCCTACGCTGAGCAGACTGCTCAAAGAGTGCACGATGATCTTCAGCTGCTGTCAGATAAGCTACGTGTACATATGGAGGAGGCAAAGGATCGCATTACAGAATACAGCCAGGAGCTCCAGACCATGGTCGACCAGAACACAGATGAGGTCAAGAACAGAATCAATGCATACATCCGTAAACTGAAGAAACGCCTCAACAAGGACACGCAGGAGATCAAAAA GAAAATAGAAACATACTTCGAGGAAGTCCAAGCTCGTGCTACTCAGCATGCGGATGACATGAATGAGCGCCTGATGTCTTACTTTGACGTAGTACGCCAAAATGCTGAGGACAAGTTTAACACCCTTAAAGATTTGCTGAATGACCAAGCTGAAAAAGTGATGGAGAAAtgggagaaaatgaaagagcAGGCTGAGGAGATCAAAAGCAATCTGTACACCCCATTCCAGAAGAAAATGGAGGAGCTTAAAAACTGGTTTGAGCAATTCTTAAATTGA
- the LOC113543858 gene encoding apolipoprotein A-I, whose product MKILVVIAVAVFTGCQASVIRQDEAKPSIEMVKDAFWDYVSKATLTTEEILQKIKESEMGQEVNTRISESGDAINQYAVAVSGQVTPLTQELLAKMSQEAEQLKARLQQDISSVKTQLEPYIEELTSDIQQQVEQWKKDMAPYTDAQQSEALRAALLQKNEELKMSLEKSMSELQAKLGPQADELDKHLQDFQKNIALFVQNSEKVPQTLDPYAQDLKAQLTALWESFTKNIQ is encoded by the exons ATGAAGATCCTTGTAGTTattgctgttgctgtttttactg GCTGCCAAGCCAGTGTTATACGGCAAGATGAGGCCAAACCTAGTATAGAGATGGTAAAAGATGCATTCTGGGATTATGTGTCCAAGGCAACACTGACAACTGAAGAAATCCTGCAGAAGATTAAGGAGTCTGAAATGGGGCAAGAAGTCAA CACTAGGATCTCTGAGAGTGGAGATGCCATCAACCAGTATGCTGTGGCCGTTAGTGGTCAGGTGACTCCTCTGACTCAGGAGCTGCTGGCTAAGATGTCCCAGGAGGCTGAGCAGCTGAAGGCACGTCTACAGCAGGACATTAGCTCTGTCAAGACCCAGCTGGAACCGTACATTGAGGAGCTGACGTCAGATATCCAGCAGCAGGTGGAACAGTGGAAGAAGGACATGGCTCCCTATACAGATGCTCAGCAATCTGAGGCTCTAAGAGCCGCTCTGCTCCAGAAGAACGAAGAGCTGAAAATGAGTCTGGAGAAGAGTATGAGTGAGCTTCAGGCCAAGCTGGGACCCCAAGCAGATGAGCTGGACAAACATCTGCAGGACTTCCAGAAGAACATAGCTCTGTTTGTTCAGAACAGTGAGAAGGTGCCCCAGACATTGGATCCGTATGCCCAAGACCTGAAGGCCCAACTCACTGCGCTGTGGGAATCATTtaccaaaaacatccagtaa